The proteins below come from a single Oscillospiraceae bacterium genomic window:
- a CDS encoding peptidoglycan DD-metalloendopeptidase family protein, translating into MKHFSHSKKFISLLLSVAVAMTMTLSTVMTPLAAASVSDLRQKLQEQQAALEKVNQQLKETQSDKADAQALKTQLEQQKSLLLSQIGTLTEQIGGLDNDIVNKQDEINQKQQEVDQKQAEYDQRWADFKDRMRAMQRLNDGGSIALLSSATNLYQLLTFATTLEQIVSKDEEICQQLEDEHTQLEQQRAELEQAKADLEATKADYEAQKAALNSKTSELAENISQTDESISKAEAEEQALKEAQIEANKKVDEAAKELDAALNAANQAYGNASIQCSLDFGRPLATYKYVSCYFGGNGHRGTDYAAPGGTEIYAVSGGVVTAAAYHYSWGYYVQVYHGKDDNGNSYSTLYAHMNSAPIVSVGSSVSKGQTLGYVGSTGNSTGNHLHLEMKVNNVLVNVMNYLS; encoded by the coding sequence ATGAAGCATTTTTCGCACAGCAAAAAATTTATCTCACTGCTGCTCAGCGTAGCAGTTGCCATGACGATGACGCTTTCCACCGTTATGACGCCGCTGGCGGCTGCCAGTGTCAGCGACCTGCGCCAAAAGCTGCAGGAGCAGCAGGCCGCATTGGAAAAAGTCAACCAACAGCTGAAAGAAACACAGAGCGACAAAGCGGACGCGCAGGCGCTCAAAACACAGCTGGAGCAGCAAAAATCACTGCTGCTCAGCCAGATTGGCACATTGACCGAGCAGATCGGCGGTCTGGATAATGATATCGTCAACAAACAGGACGAGATCAATCAAAAGCAGCAGGAGGTTGACCAGAAGCAGGCTGAATACGATCAGCGCTGGGCAGATTTCAAGGACCGTATGCGCGCGATGCAGCGACTGAATGACGGCGGTTCCATTGCGCTGCTGTCCAGTGCGACCAACCTGTACCAGCTGCTTACCTTTGCCACCACACTGGAGCAGATTGTCAGCAAGGACGAGGAGATTTGCCAGCAGCTTGAGGACGAGCATACCCAGCTGGAGCAGCAGCGCGCCGAACTGGAGCAGGCCAAGGCGGATCTGGAGGCAACAAAAGCCGACTACGAGGCCCAGAAGGCCGCACTGAACAGCAAAACCAGTGAGCTTGCGGAGAATATCTCCCAGACAGACGAGAGCATCTCCAAGGCGGAGGCCGAGGAACAGGCCCTGAAAGAGGCCCAGATCGAGGCCAACAAAAAAGTGGACGAGGCAGCCAAAGAGCTGGATGCAGCCCTGAACGCCGCCAACCAGGCCTACGGAAACGCCTCAATACAATGCTCGCTGGATTTTGGCCGCCCGCTTGCCACCTATAAGTATGTTTCCTGCTACTTTGGCGGCAACGGCCACCGCGGCACCGACTATGCCGCGCCGGGCGGCACCGAGATCTACGCCGTCAGCGGCGGCGTTGTCACCGCAGCCGCCTACCACTACAGCTGGGGCTATTATGTTCAGGTCTACCACGGCAAGGATGACAACGGCAACAGCTATTCCACACTGTACGCCCACATGAACAGTGCGCCCATCGTCAGCGTCGGGTCGAGCGTTTCCAAAGGACAGACGCTGGGGTATGTCGGCTCCACCGGCAACTCCACCGGCAATCACCTGCATCTGGAAATGAAGGTCAACAATGTTCTGGTCAATGTCATGAATTACTTATCCTAA
- a CDS encoding S41 family peptidase, giving the protein MSKKISLGVAATIAIIAMAVTFSLTMVVSMKMFNTTVSSVKNKERQYNKLSEIDRFVRAGEFFTIDEDTLNDKLAAGYMSGINDRYAVYYTAKEYSEKQAIEKGTLTGIGVAVVNDASSGYARIIRVYNNSPASEAGLQVGGFITAIGEESTKNIGSTARLTSRLLGEEGTTTVITYLTPDRQEQQLSLVHSNYKTPTISTSQLTAGTCGYLRIDAFTTGTASEFKTAVDNLLQQGATCLVFDLRDNAGENLNAGLVAADYCVPSGEIAKQQDKDGNVTVLRMSDENEINVPMVCLVNGATSSSAELFANALRKMGGATIVGTKTAGMGVVLSDVQSFSDGSAAYITSGLLLDNEDQSWNNEGLKPDIDATLSVDEQNSYYDYTIDTDPQISKAVNAAMSLTGQN; this is encoded by the coding sequence ATGAGCAAAAAAATCAGTCTCGGCGTGGCAGCCACCATCGCCATCATCGCAATGGCTGTCACCTTCTCGCTGACGATGGTCGTGTCGATGAAGATGTTCAACACGACCGTGTCCAGCGTCAAAAATAAGGAACGCCAGTACAACAAGCTGTCGGAGATCGACCGCTTTGTCCGCGCAGGGGAGTTCTTCACCATTGATGAGGACACCCTGAACGATAAGCTGGCCGCCGGCTATATGAGCGGCATCAACGACCGATATGCTGTCTACTATACCGCCAAGGAGTACAGCGAAAAGCAGGCCATCGAGAAGGGCACCCTCACCGGCATCGGCGTGGCCGTTGTCAACGATGCCTCCTCCGGCTATGCGCGCATCATCCGCGTATACAACAATTCCCCCGCCAGTGAGGCCGGCCTGCAGGTCGGCGGCTTTATCACTGCCATTGGCGAGGAATCCACCAAAAATATCGGATCTACCGCGCGTTTGACCTCCCGCCTGCTGGGTGAGGAGGGCACTACCACAGTCATCACCTACCTGACGCCCGACCGTCAGGAGCAGCAGCTGAGCCTTGTACACTCCAACTATAAGACCCCCACCATCTCAACAAGCCAGCTGACCGCCGGCACCTGCGGCTATCTGCGCATCGACGCCTTTACCACAGGCACCGCCAGCGAGTTTAAAACTGCCGTGGACAACCTGCTGCAGCAGGGGGCAACCTGTCTGGTGTTTGACCTGCGCGACAACGCCGGTGAAAACCTCAATGCAGGGCTTGTCGCAGCGGATTACTGCGTACCCTCCGGTGAGATCGCCAAGCAGCAGGATAAGGACGGCAATGTGACCGTGCTGCGCATGTCCGATGAGAACGAGATCAATGTTCCGATGGTCTGCCTCGTCAATGGAGCTACCTCCAGCAGTGCCGAGCTGTTTGCCAATGCCCTGCGCAAGATGGGCGGTGCCACGATTGTCGGCACCAAAACGGCCGGTATGGGCGTTGTACTCAGCGATGTGCAGAGCTTCTCGGACGGCTCTGCCGCCTATATTACCTCCGGCCTGCTGCTCGACAACGAGGATCAGAGCTGGAACAACGAGGGTCTGAAGCCCGATATTGACGCGACACTCTCTGTTGATGAACAGAACTCCTACTACGACTACACGATCGACACTGACCCGCAGATCAGCAAGGCCGTTAATGCGGCCATGTCGCTGACCGGCCAGAACTGA
- the rsmA gene encoding 16S rRNA (adenine(1518)-N(6)/adenine(1519)-N(6))-dimethyltransferase RsmA, with amino-acid sequence MPTLTDLSTIRDLCARYDFALSKGFGQNFIINPGICPRIAEAAGIGPGWGALEVGPGIGVLTEQLCKRADKVVSIEVDKRLPPLLEETMAGYDNFKLVLNDVLKVDLKALLTEEFGDKPVAVCANLPYYITSPILMRLLEEKLPIRNITVMVQKEAAQRLCAAPGTRDAGAISYAVAYYAEPKLLFSVQPGSFYPAPKVTSAVIRLDVRKTPAVQVPNGDEAAFFALIRAAFSQRRKTAANAIANGLHLPKAQVLTALQSAGLDERARPEQLTLEEYCALQNALHTK; translated from the coding sequence GTGCCCACATTGACCGACTTGTCTACCATCCGTGACCTCTGTGCGCGGTACGATTTTGCCCTTTCCAAAGGGTTTGGCCAGAATTTTATCATTAACCCGGGTATATGTCCCCGCATTGCCGAAGCCGCCGGCATCGGCCCCGGCTGGGGTGCCCTTGAGGTCGGCCCCGGCATCGGTGTACTGACCGAACAGCTCTGCAAGCGCGCGGATAAGGTCGTTTCCATCGAGGTAGATAAGCGTCTGCCGCCGCTCCTTGAGGAGACGATGGCAGGGTATGATAATTTCAAGCTTGTACTGAACGATGTCCTCAAGGTGGATTTGAAGGCGCTGCTGACTGAGGAGTTTGGCGATAAGCCGGTGGCTGTCTGTGCCAACCTGCCGTACTATATCACCAGCCCGATCCTGATGCGCCTGCTGGAGGAAAAGCTGCCTATCCGGAACATCACCGTCATGGTGCAAAAGGAGGCCGCACAGCGTCTGTGCGCCGCCCCTGGCACCCGCGATGCGGGTGCGATCAGCTACGCGGTGGCCTATTATGCGGAGCCGAAATTATTGTTCAGCGTGCAGCCCGGCAGCTTTTACCCCGCCCCCAAGGTGACAAGCGCCGTCATTCGCTTGGATGTGCGCAAGACTCCCGCCGTACAGGTTCCGAACGGTGACGAGGCCGCCTTCTTTGCGTTGATCCGCGCTGCCTTCTCACAGCGCCGCAAGACCGCAGCCAACGCCATTGCCAACGGCCTGCACCTGCCCAAGGCACAGGTCCTGACCGCGCTGCAGTCAGCCGGTCTTGATGAACGCGCACGCCCCGAACAGCTTACGCTGGAGGAGTATTGTGCCCTGCAGAACGCGCTGCATACAAAATAA
- the asnA gene encoding aspartate--ammonia ligase has product MSSIIIPEGYQSLLGLYDTQKAIGLIKTIFQEKLCMALHLKRVTAPLFVMQGSGLNDDLNGVERPVAFDVPSLNEQAEVVHSLAKWKRYALYKYGFRPGQGIVTDMNAIRRDEELDNLHSIYVDQWDWERVITADQRTLDFLRETVRDIVDAVCATSDELRWKFPELKNIHLDRDVAFITTQELEDLYPELTAKQRENAFAKEHGTVCIMQIGGKLRSGKPHDGRAPDYDDWALNCDILFWHKPLGCALELSSMGIRVDAESLRRQLDEAGCPERAELPFHKMLLDGTLPLTMGGGIGQSRLCMLLLGKAHVGEVQVSLWDDATVKACRNAGVELL; this is encoded by the coding sequence ATGAGCAGCATTATCATTCCGGAAGGGTACCAAAGCCTGCTGGGGCTGTATGACACCCAGAAGGCCATCGGCCTTATCAAAACGATCTTTCAGGAAAAGCTTTGCATGGCACTGCATCTCAAGCGCGTCACGGCTCCCCTGTTTGTCATGCAGGGCAGCGGTTTGAATGATGACCTGAACGGTGTAGAGCGCCCCGTTGCGTTCGATGTGCCCAGCCTGAACGAACAGGCCGAGGTCGTCCACAGTCTGGCTAAGTGGAAGCGCTATGCCCTGTACAAGTACGGCTTCCGCCCCGGTCAGGGCATTGTGACCGATATGAACGCCATCCGCCGTGATGAGGAGCTGGACAACCTGCACAGCATCTATGTTGACCAGTGGGACTGGGAGCGTGTTATTACCGCTGACCAGCGCACGCTGGATTTTCTGCGGGAGACCGTCCGCGACATCGTGGATGCGGTCTGCGCGACCTCGGATGAGCTGCGCTGGAAGTTTCCTGAGCTGAAGAACATTCATCTCGACCGCGATGTAGCTTTTATCACGACACAAGAGCTGGAGGACCTCTACCCGGAACTTACCGCCAAGCAGCGCGAAAACGCCTTTGCCAAGGAGCATGGCACGGTTTGCATTATGCAGATCGGCGGCAAGCTCCGCAGTGGCAAGCCCCACGATGGCCGTGCCCCCGACTACGATGATTGGGCGCTGAACTGCGATATTCTGTTCTGGCACAAGCCTCTTGGTTGCGCACTGGAGCTGTCCAGCATGGGTATCCGCGTGGATGCTGAATCGCTGCGCCGCCAGCTGGACGAGGCAGGCTGCCCCGAGCGCGCAGAGCTGCCCTTCCACAAGATGCTGTTGGACGGCACGCTGCCCTTGACGATGGGCGGCGGCATCGGCCAGAGCCGCCTTTGCATGCTGCTGCTCGGCAAAGCTCATGTAGGTGAGGTTCAGGTCAGCCTTTGGGATGATGCCACGGTAAAAGCCTGCCGTAATGCCGGTGTAGAATTGCTGTAA
- a CDS encoding ABC transporter ATP-binding protein/permease — protein MSKTSKKLDRNTIQRVLQLIRPYKGMVILTLTLALITVVTTLLAPVLAGRAVDKIVGPGQVDYQGLGRIALAMAATIACTALSQWLMNVVNNRITFQVVRDMRVRVFEQLEILPLKYMDAHRPGDAISRITTDVEQFSDGLLMGFTQLFTGVLTILGTLGVMLYIDWRIALVVVALTPLSIFVARFIATHTYSMFRVQSETRAEMTSLVEELIGNEHLVRAFGYEARAEERFDRINRDLQRCGVRATFFSSTTNPCTRFVNSLVYASVGILGAFVAIAGGITVGELSVFLNYANQYTKPFNDISDVMTELQNALACAQRVFDLIDETPIIPDAPDAVSLPHGAGSVAFEHVRFRYQDDVPLIEDMNLKVEPGQRIALVGPTGCGKTTLVNLLMRFYEINSGTLRVDGHPIDTVTRDSLRANLGMVLQETWLKAGTIAENIAYGKPDATREEIIAAAKKARAHSFICRLPNGYDTQVAEDGGNISQGQRQLLCIARVMLRRPPILILDEATSSIDTRTEVLVQDAFEELMKGRTSFIVAHRLSTIKNADQILVMKAGNIIERGTHDELLAQGDFYKQLYESQFAKA, from the coding sequence ATGAGCAAGACATCGAAGAAGCTTGACCGCAATACGATCCAACGCGTTCTGCAGCTGATCCGCCCCTACAAGGGCATGGTCATTCTTACGCTTACATTGGCGCTCATCACCGTTGTCACCACCCTGCTTGCACCGGTGCTGGCCGGCAGGGCGGTCGATAAGATCGTGGGGCCCGGGCAGGTCGATTATCAGGGGCTTGGCCGCATCGCATTGGCTATGGCTGCCACGATCGCCTGCACGGCGCTCTCCCAATGGCTGATGAATGTTGTCAACAACCGCATCACCTTTCAGGTCGTGCGGGATATGCGGGTGCGCGTGTTTGAGCAGCTTGAGATTCTGCCACTGAAATATATGGACGCCCACCGCCCCGGCGATGCGATCAGCCGCATCACGACCGATGTGGAGCAGTTCAGTGACGGCCTGCTGATGGGATTTACCCAGCTGTTTACCGGTGTGCTGACCATTCTGGGTACCCTGGGGGTCATGCTCTATATAGACTGGCGCATCGCGCTGGTGGTCGTGGCGCTGACACCGCTCTCCATTTTTGTGGCGCGCTTTATTGCGACACACACCTATTCTATGTTCCGGGTGCAGAGCGAGACCCGCGCCGAGATGACCAGCCTTGTGGAGGAGCTGATCGGCAACGAGCATCTGGTTCGCGCCTTCGGCTATGAGGCGCGCGCCGAGGAGCGCTTTGACCGTATCAACCGCGACCTGCAGCGCTGCGGTGTGCGGGCAACCTTCTTTTCTTCGACCACGAACCCCTGCACCCGCTTTGTAAATTCACTGGTTTACGCCTCGGTCGGCATACTGGGCGCATTTGTTGCGATTGCCGGCGGTATCACGGTCGGTGAGCTGAGCGTCTTTTTGAACTATGCCAACCAGTACACAAAGCCCTTCAATGACATCTCCGATGTCATGACCGAGCTGCAGAATGCGCTGGCCTGTGCGCAGCGGGTGTTTGATCTGATCGATGAGACACCGATCATCCCTGATGCCCCCGATGCCGTGAGCCTGCCCCACGGCGCCGGCAGCGTGGCCTTTGAGCATGTGCGGTTCCGCTATCAGGACGATGTACCCCTGATCGAGGATATGAACCTCAAGGTCGAGCCGGGGCAGCGCATCGCGCTGGTCGGTCCGACCGGCTGCGGCAAGACCACCCTTGTAAACCTGCTGATGCGGTTCTATGAGATCAACAGCGGCACGCTGCGGGTGGATGGACACCCCATCGACACGGTAACGCGGGACAGCCTGCGCGCCAATCTTGGCATGGTGCTGCAGGAAACATGGCTCAAAGCCGGTACGATTGCAGAAAACATCGCCTACGGCAAACCGGACGCCACCCGCGAGGAGATCATAGCCGCAGCCAAGAAGGCGCGCGCCCACAGCTTTATCTGCCGCCTGCCGAACGGATACGACACACAGGTTGCCGAGGACGGCGGCAATATCAGCCAGGGGCAGCGGCAGCTGCTCTGTATTGCGCGGGTCATGCTGCGGCGTCCGCCGATTCTGATTTTGGATGAGGCCACCTCCAGCATTGACACCCGCACCGAGGTGCTGGTGCAGGATGCCTTTGAGGAATTGATGAAGGGCCGCACAAGCTTTATTGTGGCCCATCGCCTGTCCACCATCAAAAATGCTGACCAGATTCTGGTGATGAAGGCCGGCAACATTATCGAGCGCGGTACGCATGATGAACTGCTGGCGCAGGGCGACTTTTATAAGCAGCTCTACGAAAGTCAGTTTGCCAAGGCGTAA
- a CDS encoding ABC transporter ATP-binding protein/permease, whose amino-acid sequence MHKLMRYIKGYERQALLAPLFKMLEACFELFVPLVIASIIDTGIKNGDAAFIWTRCGLLVLLAAIGLASSLTAQYFSATAALGFGTALRRDLYRHIDTLSYSELDGIGTPTLVTRMTSDINQVQNGVNLTLRLLLRSPFIVIGALIMAFSISPKLTLLFLGVTVAVSLIIWAIMRITVPIYHEAQNGLDRVTLLTRENYVGARVVRAFARQADELAAFVETNDHLKSLQFAAGRISALMNPLTYLVVNLAVVALLLRGGMEVDAGALTQGEVIALINYMSQILLSLLRLADLVVSVTRALASGMRVNEILNTRTTMEDPGTAPLAVDGAGEAVRFEHVDFTYHGAGAPSLTDISFAAGCGETIGVIGGTGSGKSTLIDLICRFYDADRGTVTLFGHDVKQYSFAQLRSLVGIVPQQAVLFTGTIRDNMQWAAPNATDAEIWEALEIAQAADFVRSKPGMLDAPVETAGRNFSGGQRQRLTIARALVPKPKILILDDSASALDFATDAALRKAIKEKTQGMTVFIVSQRAASVQRADHILVLDDGTLAGDAPHAALLQSCEVYKEICLSQLSKEEVAKTL is encoded by the coding sequence ATGCACAAATTGATGCGCTATATCAAGGGCTATGAGCGACAAGCCCTGTTGGCACCGCTATTCAAGATGTTGGAGGCCTGTTTTGAGCTGTTTGTACCGCTGGTCATCGCCAGCATCATTGATACAGGCATCAAAAACGGGGATGCAGCTTTTATCTGGACGCGCTGCGGCCTGCTGGTTCTGCTGGCTGCCATCGGTCTTGCCAGCAGCCTGACGGCCCAATACTTTTCAGCCACGGCGGCACTGGGCTTTGGCACGGCGCTGCGCAGGGACCTGTACCGTCATATTGACACGCTGAGCTACAGCGAGCTGGACGGTATCGGTACCCCCACGCTGGTCACGCGGATGACCAGTGACATCAATCAGGTCCAGAACGGTGTGAACCTGACCCTGCGCTTGCTGCTGCGCTCGCCGTTCATTGTTATTGGCGCACTTATCATGGCATTTTCAATCAGCCCCAAACTGACGCTGCTTTTCCTCGGCGTTACCGTTGCGGTTTCGCTGATCATCTGGGCAATCATGCGGATCACGGTGCCGATTTACCATGAGGCACAGAACGGCCTTGACCGTGTGACGCTGCTGACCCGTGAAAACTATGTGGGTGCCCGTGTGGTGCGCGCCTTTGCCCGGCAGGCCGATGAATTGGCTGCCTTTGTCGAGACGAACGATCATTTGAAATCGCTGCAGTTTGCAGCGGGCCGCATCTCCGCCCTGATGAATCCCCTGACCTATCTGGTAGTCAACCTCGCCGTGGTAGCGTTGCTGCTGCGCGGCGGCATGGAGGTCGATGCCGGTGCGCTGACTCAGGGTGAGGTTATCGCGCTGATCAACTATATGAGCCAGATCCTTCTGAGTCTGCTGCGTCTGGCAGACCTGGTCGTCTCTGTAACGCGCGCGTTGGCCAGCGGTATGCGTGTGAATGAGATTCTGAACACCCGCACTACGATGGAAGACCCCGGTACGGCACCGCTCGCGGTTGACGGTGCTGGCGAGGCGGTCCGGTTTGAGCATGTGGATTTCACCTATCATGGTGCGGGCGCACCCAGCCTGACCGATATTTCCTTTGCGGCCGGCTGCGGCGAGACCATCGGCGTGATCGGCGGTACCGGCAGCGGCAAATCGACCCTGATCGATCTGATCTGCCGCTTTTACGATGCCGACCGCGGCACGGTGACACTGTTCGGCCATGATGTAAAGCAGTACAGCTTTGCACAGCTTCGCAGCCTTGTAGGCATCGTACCCCAGCAGGCGGTGCTGTTTACCGGCACCATCCGCGACAATATGCAGTGGGCCGCCCCAAATGCCACCGATGCGGAAATCTGGGAGGCGCTTGAAATCGCACAGGCCGCAGATTTTGTCCGCAGCAAGCCCGGCATGCTGGATGCCCCTGTGGAAACGGCCGGACGCAACTTTTCCGGCGGGCAGCGCCAGCGGTTGACGATTGCACGCGCACTGGTACCGAAGCCGAAAATTTTGATTCTCGATGACAGTGCCTCCGCGCTGGATTTCGCCACCGATGCAGCCCTGCGCAAGGCCATTAAAGAAAAAACGCAGGGTATGACGGTCTTTATCGTCTCCCAGCGCGCGGCGAGCGTGCAGCGCGCTGACCACATTCTTGTGCTGGATGACGGCACTTTGGCCGGTGATGCCCCCCATGCCGCACTGCTGCAGAGCTGTGAGGTCTATAAGGAAATCTGCCTGAGCCAGCTGAGCAAGGAGGAGGTGGCCAAAACACTATGA
- a CDS encoding ATP-dependent Clp protease ATP-binding subunit, translating to MIIYPSGVYTFNGQIQEEDMQMFWVYSYKGFSRTAARTVRTALVLAGRQGCCQADTGHLLLALVQTARGSAADFLRRKRVTTTALANCSAARAEGAPRRLHRCDLAPELRKAMEFAVLGAHASSAARAENEHLLCAMLEDSTCTASRWMLSLGVELPQAARECRQLSGQLVLPAQPRMAASRTGRPSEKYGRDLTRLAQEGRLDPVLCRDSELERMVEILCRRQKNNPCLLGEPGVGKSALAEALAQRIASGQITPALRGKRVLSLDMASMVAGTKYRGDFEERFKNLLEELYRDRSTILFIDEIHIIAGAGAAEGAIDAASILKPMLARGEIQLIGATTPEEYRKTIQKDSALERRFGRVMVEEPTPTAAETILAGLMPRYERYHGVAIPSTAIHAAVELSVRYLPGRYLPDKAIDLLDEAAAARRIAENSSEKKALTPADIARVVSKASGVPAERVGEAERERLAQLEQRLAAEVIGQPRAVASVAAAIRRSRTGLRENNRPIGAMLFLGPTGVGKTQLARTLAKGWFGSEKALLRFDMSEYMERHTVARLIGAPPGYVGHDEGGQLTEAVRRRPYSVVLFDEIEKAHSDIQNLLLQILEDGTLTDAQGRRADFSNTIILLTSNLGARCLAGQTAPMGFGAAGAEKDRRGQQAIREAREFFRPELMGRLDETVLFDPLGPEQLAGIADRLLCELEERAAGQGYTLRHTAAAAKALAGDKVPPYGARELRRTVSRAVEQALADRIADGTAQPGTVYTADADANGHIILTQDTLTACV from the coding sequence ATGATTATTTATCCGTCCGGCGTCTATACTTTCAATGGGCAGATACAAGAGGAGGATATGCAGATGTTCTGGGTCTACAGCTACAAAGGTTTTTCACGCACGGCGGCGCGCACCGTCCGCACCGCGCTGGTACTGGCAGGTCGGCAGGGCTGCTGTCAGGCCGACACAGGCCATCTGCTGCTGGCGCTGGTGCAGACGGCACGCGGCAGTGCAGCAGACTTCCTGCGCCGCAAGCGGGTCACCACCACAGCGCTGGCCAACTGCAGCGCCGCCCGGGCCGAAGGCGCACCGCGCAGGCTGCACCGCTGCGACCTTGCACCGGAGCTGCGCAAGGCGATGGAGTTTGCTGTGCTGGGGGCGCACGCTTCCAGTGCTGCCCGGGCCGAAAATGAGCATCTGCTCTGCGCCATGCTTGAGGATTCCACCTGCACAGCCAGCCGCTGGATGCTTTCCCTTGGTGTCGAGCTGCCGCAGGCCGCGCGGGAGTGCCGCCAGCTCTCGGGTCAGCTGGTATTGCCCGCACAGCCCCGGATGGCAGCCAGCCGCACGGGCCGACCCAGCGAAAAATACGGCCGCGACCTGACACGCCTTGCACAGGAGGGTCGTCTGGACCCGGTGCTGTGCCGTGACAGTGAGCTGGAGCGGATGGTGGAGATCCTTTGCCGCCGCCAGAAAAACAATCCCTGCCTGCTGGGGGAGCCGGGTGTCGGAAAAAGCGCACTGGCCGAAGCGCTGGCCCAACGCATTGCCTCTGGGCAGATTACCCCGGCCCTGCGGGGCAAACGGGTCTTATCGCTCGATATGGCCTCGATGGTGGCGGGCACGAAATACCGCGGTGATTTCGAGGAGCGCTTTAAAAACCTGCTTGAGGAGCTTTACCGCGACCGCTCGACCATCCTGTTCATTGATGAGATCCACATCATTGCCGGTGCCGGGGCAGCGGAGGGGGCTATCGATGCCGCCAGCATCCTAAAGCCGATGCTGGCGCGCGGGGAGATACAGCTCATCGGTGCGACCACGCCGGAGGAATACCGCAAGACAATCCAGAAGGACTCTGCGCTCGAGCGGCGGTTCGGGCGGGTGATGGTCGAGGAGCCGACACCAACCGCTGCCGAAACGATTCTCGCGGGCCTGATGCCCCGGTATGAGCGTTACCATGGGGTGGCCATCCCGTCCACAGCCATCCATGCGGCAGTCGAGCTGAGTGTGCGGTATCTGCCGGGGCGGTATCTACCCGATAAGGCCATCGACCTGCTGGACGAAGCCGCGGCTGCACGCCGCATTGCCGAAAACAGCAGCGAGAAAAAAGCGCTGACCCCGGCAGACATTGCCCGTGTGGTGAGCAAGGCGAGCGGTGTACCCGCCGAGCGTGTGGGGGAGGCCGAGCGTGAGCGGCTTGCACAGTTGGAGCAGCGCCTTGCCGCAGAGGTCATCGGCCAGCCGCGGGCTGTAGCCTCGGTAGCCGCCGCTATACGCCGCAGCCGCACCGGCCTGCGGGAGAACAATCGTCCCATCGGCGCGATGCTGTTTTTGGGGCCTACCGGTGTGGGTAAGACCCAGCTGGCCCGCACACTGGCCAAGGGCTGGTTCGGTAGCGAGAAGGCACTGCTGCGCTTTGATATGTCCGAATATATGGAGCGTCACACCGTGGCACGGCTCATCGGCGCGCCTCCGGGCTATGTAGGCCACGACGAGGGCGGCCAGCTGACCGAGGCTGTGCGCCGCCGCCCCTACAGCGTTGTGCTGTTTGATGAGATCGAAAAGGCACACAGCGATATTCAAAATCTGTTGCTGCAGATTTTGGAGGACGGCACCTTGACCGATGCACAGGGCCGCAGAGCGGATTTTTCCAACACCATCATTTTGCTTACCTCCAATCTGGGTGCGCGGTGCCTTGCCGGGCAGACGGCCCCCATGGGCTTCGGCGCTGCCGGGGCGGAAAAGGACCGCCGCGGCCAGCAGGCAATCCGGGAGGCGAGGGAGTTCTTCCGCCCCGAGCTGATGGGGCGTCTGGACGAGACCGTGCTGTTTGACCCGCTCGGCCCGGAACAGCTGGCAGGCATTGCCGACCGGCTGCTCTGCGAGCTGGAGGAACGCGCAGCCGGGCAGGGCTACACCCTGCGCCATACTGCCGCAGCCGCCAAGGCGCTGGCAGGGGATAAGGTGCCGCCCTACGGCGCGCGGGAGCTGCGCCGCACGGTCAGCCGTGCAGTAGAGCAGGCACTGGCCGACAGGATCGCCGATGGCACTGCCCAGCCCGGCACAGTCTACACGGCCGATGCCGATGCAAACGGGCACATCATCCTGACGCAGGACACCCTGACGGCCTGTGTGTAA
- a CDS encoding ferredoxin thioredoxin reductase catalytic beta chain: MEKPKFHLNPNEEIVKTIREGLKRTGGYCPCRLQHIPENICICSEFKQQLADPDYHGPCHCGLYVKD; encoded by the coding sequence ATGGAAAAGCCAAAGTTTCATCTGAATCCCAACGAGGAGATTGTCAAGACCATCCGTGAGGGTTTAAAGCGTACGGGCGGATACTGCCCCTGCCGTCTGCAGCATATCCCGGAAAATATCTGCATCTGCAGCGAGTTCAAGCAGCAGCTGGCCGACCCGGACTATCACGGCCCCTGCCACTGCGGCCTGTATGTGAAGGATTGA